A genomic segment from Diadema setosum chromosome 11, eeDiaSeto1, whole genome shotgun sequence encodes:
- the LOC140234741 gene encoding protein ABHD18-like, which translates to MYQKASTFDVIYRRLLLSKFFTRGWGSPATIKRQFDFLRVLADRSTCQQLVDENYPVNVDSDVEKGEVRILEGHFRSPFDKYLPNVMPNEVKTARFQLVVPTRWPTHRKPVCIHMAGTGDHFFWRRRTFLARPLIKEYGIGSLILENPYYGCRKPKEQLRSSLRHVNELFVMGGGLILEGLVLLHWCERQGFGPLGLTGISMGGHMATLTATNWHKPIPLIPCLSWTSATPVFTEGVLSGSIPWPLLVTQYLGHTEYEGEIMKKLSKCPKTDAFRIGQEFVWNYPESLKDLKEVKLTRKSTAQSTDDTSKSELLQKMPSTKVQECLSGSTAGAKMADGDAQREFRSKVMECKESESSLTVKNFESLVSESPSESLSSKSAIELETMAKDGLQATIAKSVLQESIQSKSVEDREADVCSAEIHTHDSKPSHSVQTDHGGQDHDRREGTSGGERAFEVRSAVRETTLKSFTVSKSQAVSGTSSVRSQQEIKITKNYTDIARNSSKGIGDYKDLKKEALEFMRGVMDVTTFVGNFSVPVDPSLVIVVTALRDGYIPRKGVPSLEDLWPGVEVRYVDCGHISAFLFKQTEFRKAINDAFSKYLAKYDNDDNCAKSNSQSAAEV; encoded by the exons ATGTATCAAAAAGCGAGTACTTTCGATGTCATTTACCGGAGACTGCTGCTGTCAAAATTCTTCACCCGCGGATGGGGCAGTCCAGCAACTATCAAGCG GCAATTTGACTTTCTGCGAGTGCTAGCAGACCGTTCAACCTGCCAGCAACTAGTGGATGAGAACTATCCTGTTAATGTAGACAGT GATGTTGAAAAGGGCGAGGTGCGGATTTTGGAGGGCCATTTTAGGTCCCCATTCGACAAATATCTTCCAAATGTGATGCCAAATGAAGTCAAAACAGCAAG GTTTCAGCTTGTGGTGCCTACTCGTTGGCCAACCCATCGAAAACCTGTCTGTATTCACATGGCTGGCACAGGAGATCAT TTTTTCTGGAGGCGTCGTACCTTTCTTGCCAGACCACTCATCAAGGAATACGGCATTGGATCATTAATCTTGGAAAATCCCTACTATGGCTGCAGAAAGCCAAAAGAGCAACT GCGCTCCAGTCTGCGTCATGTGAATGAGCTGTTTGTGATGGGAGGTGGTCTCATCCTAGAAGGGCTGGTCCTGCTACACTGGTGTGAGAGGCAGGGCTTTGGTCCCCTCGGCCTTACCGGCATCTCCATGGGAGGACAT ATGGCCACGCTGACGGCCACCAACTGGCACAAGCCCATCCCGCTCATCCCCTGCCTGTCTTGGACCAGTGCCACGCCCGTCTTCACTGAGGGGGTGCTGAGCGGGTCCATCCCTTGGCCCCTCTTGGTCACCCAGTACCTGGGGCACACGGAGTATGAAGGGGAGATTATGAAGAAGCTGAGCAAATGCCCGAAG ACTGATGCCTTTAGGATCGGACAAGAGTTTGTGTGGAACTATCCAGAGAGTCTGAAGGACTTGAAAGAAGTCAAACTTACAAGGAAGTCCACTGCCCAAAGCACAGATGACACTAGTAAATCAGAACTACTACAGAAAATGCCTTCAACAAAAGTTCAAGAATGTTTGTCAGGATCAACGGCAGGAGCCAAAATGGCTGATGGGGATGCTCAAAGGGAATTTAGAAGTAAGGTGATGGAATGTAAAGAATCTGAAAGCTCATTGACAGTGAAAAACTTTGAAAGCCTGGTCAGTGAATCGCCATCAGAGTCGCTGAGCAGTAAGAGTGCAATAGAATTGGAGACCATGGCAAAAGATGGCTTACAGGCAACAATCGCAAAGTCAGTTTTGCAAGAGAGTATCCAGAGCAAGAGTGTGGAGGATCGGGAAGCCGATGTCTGCTCAGCAGAGATTCATACACATGACAGTAAGCCCAGCCATTCTGTCCAAACCGACCACGGCGGCCAAGATCATGATAGGAGGGAAGGCACGTCGGGCGGCGAGAGGgcgtttgaagtcagatcagcTGTAAGAGAGACCACTCTCAAGTCTTTCACAGTTAGTAAAAGTCAAGCTGTCAGTGGAACGTCGTCTGTGCGCTCACAGCAAGAGATCAAGATCACAAAGAATTACACAGACATAGCCAGAAATTCTTCAAAAG GGATTGGTGACTACAAGGACCTCAAGAAAGAGGCCCTGGAATTCATGAGGGGCGTCATGGACGTGACAACCTTTGTTGGCAATTTTTCTGTGCCAGTGGACCCAAGTCTAGTCATTGTGGTCACCGCCCTGAGGGATGGTTATATCCCCAGGAAGGGCGTCCCCAGTCTGGAAGACCTTTGGCCTGGTGTGGAG GTTCGCTACGTTGACTGTGGGCACATTTCAGCCTTCCTCTTCAAACAGACAGAGTTCAG gaAAGCCATCAACGATGCCTTCAGCAAGTATCTGGCCAAGTACGATAATGACGACAACTGTGCAAAGAGCAACTCCCAGTCAGCAGCAGAAGTATGA